From Trueperaceae bacterium, a single genomic window includes:
- a CDS encoding acylphosphatase yields MSDAERTRLTALVSGRVQGVGFREFIRRNAIDLHLAGYAENLDDGRVEVVAEGDREDLELLLVKLRMGPTHAEVEDIEVNWGEGGGAEGFYVY; encoded by the coding sequence GTGAGCGATGCGGAGAGAACGCGATTGACGGCCCTCGTCTCGGGCCGCGTTCAGGGGGTGGGCTTCAGGGAGTTCATCAGACGGAACGCGATCGACCTGCACCTCGCGGGCTACGCCGAGAACCTCGACGACGGACGGGTCGAGGTGGTCGCCGAAGGAGACCGCGAGGATCTCGAACTCTTGCTCGTCAAGCTGAGGATGGGCCCCACCCATGCCGAGGTGGAGGACATCGAGGTGAACTGGGGCGAGGGCGGAGGAGCGGAGGGTTTCTACGTCTACTGA